The Candidatus Margulisiibacteriota bacterium nucleotide sequence CTCCAGTAACTTAGCCCGATCCGCTTCCTTGAAAATAACGATCAATTCCCCGACCTCTTTAAAGTCGACCCCCAACTCTTTGGCTATTTCCCTGGTCAGTTTATTTCCCTGGACGCAAAGCTTCCCTTTTAATGAATCAGGCGGGTTTTGTGTCCCGGGGTGGATAATGCCGGAGTTGGACTTGGAGACGCCAAAAGCGAGTTCGGCCTCTTTTTCCAGCAGAGCGATCTTGAGGTGGTAACGGGAGAGCTCGCGGGCGATCGCGGTCCCGGTGACGCCGCCGCCGAGGATGATGACGTCATAGGTCTGCAACCGGCAGCTCCTTTAGTTTTCTCTTCGAGACTTTCGCCACTGGCGCATTAGTTTGCCGCCATCGATCGAAGCGATAAAACTATTTGCTTCTTCCAGCCACTGCAGACGCCCGGCTGGAGAGATCTTAGACATTTCCAGCAGGCGGGTGCGATCAATTATAAAAGAGCAGCGGTTCGTTCCGTCCTTGGTGGTTTTCACTATTTTTTGAGCTCCCGGAGCATTTCAACGTCCTTTTTATCCTGCTCCCTCCCGGCCATGGTTTTCAGAGCGATCAGGTCATCAAAGGAGATCACCGAAATGTTCAATTTTCCGGCAGTGATCTTCTGCCGGTCACCATAAGCTTTGGAGAATGGGATCGGGTTTTCCGGGAAAACGTCAATGATCTTGTAGTCGTCTTTTTCGTGGATAAAAGGAAAAACTTTCATCGCTTTTTCTGCGATCCAGGAGGCTCTTTTTTGCGGATCGGCAAATTCTGCCGCTTTAACGGGAAGTTTTGGCTTATATCCGATAAGCGTCATTGTTTTCAGGAAAAGTTCGACATTGGCTGTTTCGAGGTCGATCATCAGGTCAAGGTCGCCGGTGAGTCGGACAACGCCGTGCAAAACGAGCGCTACGCCGCCAACGACCAGGTAACGGACCTTGTTTTCTTCCAGGGCCTTAAAGACTTCCTCGTAATACATGAGGTAATTATAGCATTTTACTGCTGTCTTAATTCGAGAGAGTCTTTGCGACCGCCTTCTTCCAGCCCGCATAATAATCTTCTTTTAACGTTTTAGGGGTAAACTTCCGATCGATCGCCCAATGCTGCTTGATCTCGGCGGTGTTCTTCCAGAAACCGACCGCCAGGCCGGCGAGATAGGCGGCACCGAGGGAAGTGGTCTCGATGATCTTGGGCCGGAGGATCTTCGCGTCCAGAATATCGGCTTGGAATTGGCAGAGGAAGTTATTCGCAACCGCTCCGCCGTCAACTTTCAGCTCATTTATCTTTAAACTGGACTCTTTTTTCATCGTATCCAGGACATCTTTAGTCGAATAACACATTGCTTCCAAAGCTGCTCGTACCAGATGGTTGCGGTTGGCGCCGCGGGTTAAACCGACGATCGTCCCCCGGGCGTTTTGGTCCCAATAGGGGGCGCCGAGCCCGACCAAAGCGGGGACGAAATAAACGCCGCCATTATCTTTGACGCTTAAGGCCATCTTTTCTGAGTCAGCGGACTTCTTCAATAGCCCCAACTGGTCCCGGAGCCACTGGATAGCGGCGCCGGCGATGAAAACCGACCCTTCCAGGGCGTAAGCGACCTTGCCTTCCGGTCCGCAGGCTAGGGTAGTGATCAACCCGTGCCTGGAGGTGACTTTTTTCTGTCCGGTGTTAAGAAGCATGAAACAGCCTGTCCCGTAGGTATTCTTGATCGTCCCTGGCTCAAAGCAGGTCTGGCCGAAGAGGGCGGCTTGCTGGTCACCGGCGATCCCGGTGATCGGAATTCCGGCCGGCAGTTTGCCGATCTTGACCGTTTGCCCGAACTCGCCTGACGAAGGGAGGACTTTAGGCAACATATTGGCCGGAATATTGAATAGCTTTAACAGATCTTTGTCCCATTGCAGTTTTTCAATATTATAAAGCATCGTCCTGGAAGCATTGGTGAAGTCTGTGGCGTGACTTCTTCCGCCGGTCAGTTTCCAAAGTACCCAGGTGTCGGTCGTGCCAAAAGCTAATTCCTGGTACCTGGTCCCTGGTACCTGGCACCTATTTTTCAGTATCCACTCGATTTTAGTAGCCGAAAAATACGCATCAATTGGCAGGCCGGTCTTTTTTCTGATCGATCCCGCCAAGCCCCACTTCTTTTTCAGCTGGTCGCAGCGCTCCGCTGTCCGCCGGCATTGCCAGACGATCGCGTTATGGACCGGTTTGCCTGTTTTTCTATCCCAGACGACCGTTGTTTCTCTCTGATTGGTGATACCGATCGCCGCGATGGAGGAGGGGGGAACTTTGGTCAGGACTTTCTGGACCGTGGAGTAAACGCTTTGCCAGATCTCTTCCGGCTTGTGCTCTACCCAGCCCGGTTTGGGGAAATATTGCGGGAATTCCTGGTAAGCCGAGGCGACCTGGCGCCCTTTTTTGTCATAGACGATCGCCCGGCTCCCCGTCGTCCCCTGGTCGATGGATAAGATATATTTCATGGTTGTTTAAGAGCCCTCACCCTAACTTAGATCAAACTAAGACCCCTCTCCCAGGGGGAGAGGGGTCAGCGTAAAGCAGCTTAACAAAATACCCTCTCCCTCTGGGAGAGGGTGCAAAGCTTCAACGTTAGTGGGTGAGGGCTGCATTATCCCAGTCTCCCCTGCAGCCACTCCCAGATATCGGCGAAGACCTTTTCTCGCCCGAGGTCGATGGAGAGGGCGTGGAGCATGTCGGGGTATTCGATCAGCTTCTTGTCGCTTAACTTTAGCTTGGCAAAGAGTTTCCGCCCGGCCGATTCGTCGACCAAATAGTCTTTTCCGGAGATCAGAAAGAGGATCGGGGTGCGGGGGGTGAGGCGCTGGGCGCGCAGCTGCTCCAGCAGAATAACGATCAACAGGCGGGAGCTGGCGACGCGGATCTCGCGCGGGTCCGCGTTCATCACCGCCTGGTAGGCGGTGTCGCGCGTGCACATCGCGGCCGTGAACGGCAGCGGCAGTTGTTTCTTCTGGTTGTAGAGGAGGGCGGTGAAAGCGTCAAGATAGGCGAAGAGCGGGAACTTCATCCCATTGGCAAAAGCGGGTGAGATCAGGATATTGCCGGCGAACAAACCGGGGTTGTCGGCCGCCAGGTTGTACGAGATCAGCCCTCCCATACTTTCACTTAGGAGGAAGATCTTCAGGCCGGGGTGGGCGGCGGCCGCGAACTGCCGCAGTTGTTTGATGTCGTTATGGTAGGTCGCGAAACTATCGATATGTCCTTGGGGACGGTCGGGGGTCTCGCCGAAACCTTTCAGTTCAATCGCGTAAAGGGAAAGGCCCTTGGCCGTAAAATAGTCGGCCAGGAAATTCCAGCGGCCGGTGTGGGCCCCCAGCCCGTGGACGAGGAGGAGGACAGCCTTGGGGGTAGGTGCTTGCCAGGCGCGGTAGAGAACGTCTCCGCCCGCCAGACGCTTTAGTTCAGGCATGGTTGTATGATACCAGATTAAAGTGAAATTTTCACGGGAAGCGCCCGATAATGGAGTGTAGGGTTTGACAGACGTGTCAGGTTACTATATAATATAAATGTCGAAATTAATGGTTAGGATCTTTGAGTCTGCAAGCGAGATCGTGACGAGCCCCTCAGTTAGGCTTCTTCATACCATTGATCGCAGAGAAAATATCAAACAAGGAGTACGCATAACATGAAAAGCATTTTCGTAGGTAATTTGGCCTGGTCAGTTAACGATGGTGAGTTGGCAGCGAAGTTCGCCGAATTCGGCAACGTCGTTTCCGCTCGCGTTGTGAACGACAAGTTCACAGGCAAGTCCCGCGGTTTTGGTTTCGTTGACATGGAAAATTCGGACGCCGATAAAGCCATTGCGGCCATGAGCGGCCAAAAGTGGAACGAGCGCGAGCTGACCGTTAACGAAGCGAAGCCGAAGACCGACCGCTTCTAAGCGATCGATAGGACACTTAAACAGAAGGCCCCGGGTAAAACCGGGGCCTTTTTGTTGTTATAAGCGGGCAGGCCTATAAGCCGGATTCTGTCTTGTCCGCCTTGCGGTGGACATGTGCGATAATCTGTCTGGGGCCGCCATTACTGGCGACCTCATTGCGACCTACTCG carries:
- a CDS encoding DUF6036 family nucleotidyltransferase, which produces MYYEEVFKALEENKVRYLVVGGVALVLHGVVRLTGDLDLMIDLETANVELFLKTMTLIGYKPKLPVKAAEFADPQKRASWIAEKAMKVFPFIHEKDDYKIIDVFPENPIPFSKAYGDRQKITAGKLNISVISFDDLIALKTMAGREQDKKDVEMLRELKK
- the glpK gene encoding glycerol kinase GlpK; the encoded protein is MKYILSIDQGTTGSRAIVYDKKGRQVASAYQEFPQYFPKPGWVEHKPEEIWQSVYSTVQKVLTKVPPSSIAAIGITNQRETTVVWDRKTGKPVHNAIVWQCRRTAERCDQLKKKWGLAGSIRKKTGLPIDAYFSATKIEWILKNRCQVPGTRYQELAFGTTDTWVLWKLTGGRSHATDFTNASRTMLYNIEKLQWDKDLLKLFNIPANMLPKVLPSSGEFGQTVKIGKLPAGIPITGIAGDQQAALFGQTCFEPGTIKNTYGTGCFMLLNTGQKKVTSRHGLITTLACGPEGKVAYALEGSVFIAGAAIQWLRDQLGLLKKSADSEKMALSVKDNGGVYFVPALVGLGAPYWDQNARGTIVGLTRGANRNHLVRAALEAMCYSTKDVLDTMKKESSLKINELKVDGGAVANNFLCQFQADILDAKILRPKIIETTSLGAAYLAGLAVGFWKNTAEIKQHWAIDRKFTPKTLKEDYYAGWKKAVAKTLSN
- a CDS encoding alpha/beta fold hydrolase, which produces MPELKRLAGGDVLYRAWQAPTPKAVLLLVHGLGAHTGRWNFLADYFTAKGLSLYAIELKGFGETPDRPQGHIDSFATYHNDIKQLRQFAAAAHPGLKIFLLSESMGGLISYNLAADNPGLFAGNILISPAFANGMKFPLFAYLDAFTALLYNQKKQLPLPFTAAMCTRDTAYQAVMNADPREIRVASSRLLIVILLEQLRAQRLTPRTPILFLISGKDYLVDESAGRKLFAKLKLSDKKLIEYPDMLHALSIDLGREKVFADIWEWLQGRLG
- a CDS encoding RNA-binding protein yields the protein MKSIFVGNLAWSVNDGELAAKFAEFGNVVSARVVNDKFTGKSRGFGFVDMENSDADKAIAAMSGQKWNERELTVNEAKPKTDRF